Below is a genomic region from Chloracidobacterium sp..
GCCAACACGGCGGCGCGGCGACGTGCGCCCGCGCGCGCAAAAGCTTCCGCGTACGTCCACGTCAACTCGGCGGCGGCGCGGCGGCGTTCCACGTCCGACAGGCCCATCCAGTCGGCGGCGCGGGCCTGCGCAGCCAGCGTCTCCGTCAGCATGAAGTCCACGTCGCGGCTGGTGTTGCGCCCGTGCCGCCGCCAAGCGGCGCGCGCTTCCGCATCTAGCGCAAAATCACCAAGGCGACACAGCCGCAGGTACAACTCATAGTCTTCCAGTCGGGCTCGTTCATTCCAGCCGAACCGGGCCAGCGCGGCCGTCCGATACAGAACGGTGGAACTCATCGGCGCGCCGCCGCGCAGGAGCATGGCGCGTACGTCGCCGTCCGTGTAGCGCGCCCACCAGCGCGTGTCGTCCACAATGTCGTCGTCGGCATTGACGACCAGCGCATGGCCGTAGGCAAGAACGGCCGGCGGACGCGCTTCGAGCATCGCCGCGCGCGTCGCCAGAAAGTCGGGCAGCCAGAGGTCGTCCGAGCCGAGGTAGGCGAAATAAGGTGCGTTGCAGTAACCAAGGGCTTCGTTGAGCGTCGCGCACAGCCCCCGGTTGACGGCGTGGACGATGAGTTCGCAAGGGAAAGGACATTCGGCCAGCGTTTCGGCGATGATGCGCGCCGAATCGTCGGGCGAAGCGTCATCAATAACGAGCAACTTGGTCGGCGGTTGGGTTTGGCGGAAGATGGAGCGCAGCGTACGCGCCACAAAACGCGCGTGACCATACGAAGGGACGACAACGAACACACCGGCGGCGGGCGCGGTGACGACGTTCACAGGGCAATCACCCGGTCGTAAAAATCGCGTAGTCGGTTGAGGTACGCCGCCAGAGTATAGCGTCGGCGCGCATGCGCTTGTCCACGCGCGGCCAGCGTACGGCGGTAGGGCAGGTCGTCCAACAACTGGTTGAGGACGCGCGCGCAGTCCACCGAATCCCCGGCGCGAAAGAGCGCGGCAGCGGTACCGTCGGCAGTGACTTCGCGCAGGGCGGGAATGTCCGAGGCGGCGCAAGGGACGCCGGCTAGCATGGCTTCCACCAGCGCCAACCCGAAGGTGTCGCTGTGTGAAGAAAGAACAAACACATCCAGCTTCGGCAACACGTCGGCGGCCGGACGCGCGCCCCAAAAATGAACGCGGTGCAGGAGGCCGCCGCGCGCACAGATGGCGCGCGCCTCACGGTAGAGTCGTTCGTCCTGCGCCGCCCCGACAAACACGCACTGCGCCGTCGGCCGGCGCTGGAAAACCTCCGGCAGCGCCCGGCACAGCGTGGCGTGATCCTTGATGGGGGTAAAGTTGGCAATCATGCCGAGTATCGGCCCGGTTGCGGGAGCGTCCGCTGCAGAAGCCGCCGGCCGAGCCGGATCGGGGACGCCGTTGGGGATGACCGCCACCCGCTGGGCGCAGTCGAGGCGAAGCATGCCGTCGGCTTCATGCCGGCTTCGTGCGGCTTCGGAGACGACCGTTACGGCGTCCACGCGCGGCAGCAGGAAGTTGAGCGCCCGGCGGTTTTTGGCGTCGTAGGCAAGGTTATGGAGCGTGAGGACAAGCTTGGCCGGCAGGCCGCGCCGCGCCCACCACGCATGGAGCGCCTCGACGGCTTGGTTGGCATGAATGAGGTCAATGGCCTGCGTTTGGATGAGACGACGCAGCCAGCCAGCGAGCCTAGGGTCAAACGGCGCGCGCCGGCGGTGGAAAAACGACCGAGGCAGAGCGTGAAAGGCGTCGGCGAAGTTCCCGTCACCAAAACCGGCGACATAAGCTTCAATCCCGACGGTGGCTGCGTTTTGGCAGGTCGCCAGCGTCAATGTCTCGACGCCGCCCCGGTTGAGCGAGTCGAGCAGATACAAAACACGCAGGGGATTGGCTCGTCCGGCGCTGCGGCTCACGCCGTGGCGTTGCCGGCGGTTGGCGACGCGGCCGCCGAGCCAAGGAAAGGTTGCATCAGTTGCTCCCAGCTTTGCCGGACGGGTTCAATAATCGCTTGAAATGCAGGCGTTTCGCGGAGTCGCGCCCAATCAGGATTCGAGATAAACCACGGGTAGTTCTCATTACCGAGCGCGATGGCACGGCGCAGCCAGTAGAGGGCGTCTTCGTCGTCGCCTAACGCGGCGTAAAGCGTCGCCAACCAGTAGGCGGCGTCCCCATCAGCGTTGGCAATCTCGCGGACGGCGTCGTTGATGAGGGCGCGGGCGCGATCCGGCTGGCCTTCAATGACAAAGCCAAGCCCGTAGATTGGACGAAAAGCATGCAGGTCGGGGTTACGCTCAAAGAGTTCCCGGAACGTACGGGCTGATTCAGCGTAGCGTCCTTGGTAGTAGAGCACCTGCCCAAGCACCATCGAGGCAAAGGGGTGATTGGGTTCGACAAACAGCGCCCCGTCAAGGTACTCAAGGGCTTCTTCGTAGTGTCCTTGGTACATGGCAATGCGCGCGCGGTTGTAGGAAACCCGGACGAAATCCGTCGGATCAAGCCGCAAACAGGCCTCGTATTCGGCGAGGGCCGGGCCGTACAACCCGTCCCACCGGTGCAAATACGCAGCCGTGTTGTGGGCGGCCGGGTCGTTAGGCGCAATGGCCAGCATCCGGCGAACCTGCTCGCGGGCGCGCGCCTTCTCGCCCTTCAGCAGGTAGTAGTAGACCATGTTGATTTGCGGCTCGATAAGCGAGTCATCCAGCGCCAGCGCCTGTCGGAAACGTTCGGCGGCGCGTTCGAAGTACAGCGCTCCACCAATCCCCTTCAGGACATACTCGACATAACACAGCCCCATTCCGGAGTGCGCCAGCGCGAAGTTGGGGTCACAGGCTAGAGCGTTTTCAAACATTTCCGTCGCCGCGCTGAAGTCGTCCTTGAGCATGGTCTGGCGGAACCGCTGCAACTGGTTACGCCCGCGTAGGTAGTACTCAAACGCCTCCGCGTTGCGGGTCGTCGGTTTGGCGATGCGTTCTTGCTCGGTCGGGCTAATGCGGACACGCAGTTCCTCGCAGATTTTCTGCGCCAGCGTATCTTGGAGCGTGATGAGGTCCTGCGCGTCGAGGTCAATCTTGTCGCTCCAGAGAATCTCGCCCGTGTGGACATCAATCAGCTGCGGCGTCACGCGCATCCGGTGCCCGGACTTGACATAGGCGCTCGTCATAATCGCGTCCACCTGCAGCTCGTTGCCGACATAAATCGGATCAAGGTCGCGTCCTTGGTACTTCGCCATGTAGCTTGACGGACGCACGACGATGGATTTGAGGCCGGCTAGTTCGGTGATCACGCTGTCAGCGAGCGAAAAGCTGTAGAAGTCGGTCTGGGGGTCGCCGCTGAGGTTACGGAACGGGAGAATGGCGATGGAGCGTTTATCGGAGGTCCGCCACGAGCTGGGCATCGAATCGCGTAGTCCTTGCCCTTTGTCAGCAATGTCTTCGGTTTTTTTCTCGGCCGGTTCGGCTGGGCGGGGCGTCGCCGCCGGTTGCACAGTCGGCTGATTGGTCGGTGGACGGTCGGCGGTTCCGCGCAGACGGCTGATGAGGCGGCCGACGACGCCGCCGGTGAGCCAATTGCTGCGCTCATGGCGCGGGGCGACCATCGGCAGCAGGGAGTCATCCGTCAACGGTTGGCCGGTTTGCATTTGCACCGCGCGCAGCAGTTGCTTGAGCTCCGCTTGGAACTCGCGCATGGTCTGGTAGCGCGCCGTGACCTCCTTAGCCGTCGCCTTTTCGAGAATGGCCTGTAACCGTTCCGGCGCAGCCGGGTTAAAGGCGGACAATGGCGGCAGGGGTTCGTGCATGATGGCATGCATGACGTCCACGCTGCTCTTCCCTTGGAAGGGGAGACGTCCGGTGGCCATCTCATAAATGACAATGCCAAGGGAAAAGATGTCGGAGCGGGCGTCAATTGTGCCGCCACGCGCTTGTTCTGGCGACATGTAGCCCGCCGTACCGAAAGGGACGCCGGCTTGTGTCAGTTCCATGACCGACTCATCCCCAATCGTCTTGGTCGTCGCCTTGGCGAGGCCGAAGTCAAGAATTTTCGCTTGACCGCGGTCGTTAACAATGATGTTGGTGGCCTTGACATCACGGTGAATGATGCCGCGTTCATGGGCGGCGGCCAGAGCGTCGGCCAGCTGGACGGCGATGGAGAGTGTACTTTCCACATCGAGCGCGCGTCCGCGAACCATCTGCTTGAGGCGTTTGCCTTCGAGGTACTGCATGACGATGAAATGCAGGCCACGGTCTTCGTTGATTTCGTAAACGGTGCAGATGTTAGGGTGGTCGAGAGCGGAGGCCAGCTGAGCCTCACGGAGGAAGCGCTTACGGGTTTTTTCGTCGGCGACCAATTCAGCCGGCAGGATTTTGATGGCGACGATACGCCGCAAGCGGGTGTCCTCAGCTTGATAGACTTCGCCTTGCCCGCCTTCACCGATTTTTTTGAGGAGCTTGTAGTGGAGCAGGTAGGTGCCAATCATACATCCACCCTCAAGTGGCGACCCGCGCACCGGCACAGCGCCGGCGCACTGAGTGAGGCGCAGTCAAAATTTTTGGTTGCGCGGTGTGGTCAGCTTCGCCGTATTGGCTGGGGCGATACTAGATGATTCACCAAGGCTTTTCCACTGGAAACCACAACACCCCTAAGCTAACGCAAGGCCGGGCTGAGGGAGAAGGGTGACGTACACGTGTCGTCTTCCTTCTGCGTTGTTTGAGGTCCGGAGGACCGTCGCGGCAAAGGGGGCGCTCCCGACGACTCCTCCACGTGGAATGACTCACGAAAGCTTGCTCTCACAAAAAAGCCGTTGCCGAAACCGTCTGGCTGTGCATGCTGGATGGTAACATGAGCGCCGGCCTGGTGTTGTCCCGGCGCAAGTCACCTGGAAGGACACGCTCCGCCATGCTCGCCGTCAGCTCCAACCACGCCAAAACCATCGAACTCGTCTACCAAATCCTGTGCGACGACGTACGTCTCGAAGTCGGCAACAAGCTCAGCTTTATGGGGGTGTTTCAGGAAATCTACGCCCCGGAAATCCCCTTTGGGCTGGTGCGCATGGCGGTGTGCAATCACTGGCGCGGGACGGGCGAGTACCTATCGGAAGTCCGCATCCTTTCTCCCGGACGCCGTGAAGCGCTCGCCGTTTCGACGCCGTCGCGCCTGAGCCTGCCGGCGCAGGGCTTCAACACGAACGTGACGTTTTTTCTGAATCTGCATTTTCCGCAGGCTGGG
It encodes:
- a CDS encoding glycosyltransferase family 2 protein, whose product is MNVVTAPAAGVFVVVPSYGHARFVARTLRSIFRQTQPPTKLLVIDDASPDDSARIIAETLAECPFPCELIVHAVNRGLCATLNEALGYCNAPYFAYLGSDDLWLPDFLATRAAMLEARPPAVLAYGHALVVNADDDIVDDTRWWARYTDGDVRAMLLRGGAPMSSTVLYRTAALARFGWNERARLEDYELYLRLCRLGDFALDAEARAAWRRHGRNTSRDVDFMLTETLAAQARAADWMGLSDVERRRAAAELTWTYAEAFARAGARRRAAVLAWSSWSAAPGWRARAKMAARLLLPAVVEKRRQALRARVIAWRCGNIAEQMGRADAMRARASAEPPVNIIRRT
- a CDS encoding glycosyltransferase family 4 protein, coding for MSRSAGRANPLRVLYLLDSLNRGGVETLTLATCQNAATVGIEAYVAGFGDGNFADAFHALPRSFFHRRRAPFDPRLAGWLRRLIQTQAIDLIHANQAVEALHAWWARRGLPAKLVLTLHNLAYDAKNRRALNFLLPRVDAVTVVSEAARSRHEADGMLRLDCAQRVAVIPNGVPDPARPAASAADAPATGPILGMIANFTPIKDHATLCRALPEVFQRRPTAQCVFVGAAQDERLYREARAICARGGLLHRVHFWGARPAADVLPKLDVFVLSSHSDTFGLALVEAMLAGVPCAASDIPALREVTADGTAAALFRAGDSVDCARVLNQLLDDLPYRRTLAARGQAHARRRYTLAAYLNRLRDFYDRVIAL
- a CDS encoding protein kinase codes for the protein MIGTYLLHYKLLKKIGEGGQGEVYQAEDTRLRRIVAIKILPAELVADEKTRKRFLREAQLASALDHPNICTVYEINEDRGLHFIVMQYLEGKRLKQMVRGRALDVESTLSIAVQLADALAAAHERGIIHRDVKATNIIVNDRGQAKILDFGLAKATTKTIGDESVMELTQAGVPFGTAGYMSPEQARGGTIDARSDIFSLGIVIYEMATGRLPFQGKSSVDVMHAIMHEPLPPLSAFNPAAPERLQAILEKATAKEVTARYQTMREFQAELKQLLRAVQMQTGQPLTDDSLLPMVAPRHERSNWLTGGVVGRLISRLRGTADRPPTNQPTVQPAATPRPAEPAEKKTEDIADKGQGLRDSMPSSWRTSDKRSIAILPFRNLSGDPQTDFYSFSLADSVITELAGLKSIVVRPSSYMAKYQGRDLDPIYVGNELQVDAIMTSAYVKSGHRMRVTPQLIDVHTGEILWSDKIDLDAQDLITLQDTLAQKICEELRVRISPTEQERIAKPTTRNAEAFEYYLRGRNQLQRFRQTMLKDDFSAATEMFENALACDPNFALAHSGMGLCYVEYVLKGIGGALYFERAAERFRQALALDDSLIEPQINMVYYYLLKGEKARAREQVRRMLAIAPNDPAAHNTAAYLHRWDGLYGPALAEYEACLRLDPTDFVRVSYNRARIAMYQGHYEEALEYLDGALFVEPNHPFASMVLGQVLYYQGRYAESARTFRELFERNPDLHAFRPIYGLGFVIEGQPDRARALINDAVREIANADGDAAYWLATLYAALGDDEDALYWLRRAIALGNENYPWFISNPDWARLRETPAFQAIIEPVRQSWEQLMQPFLGSAAASPTAGNATA